A single window of Candidatus Kapaibacterium thiocyanatum DNA harbors:
- a CDS encoding anhydro-N-acetylmuramic acid kinase: MLIVGVMSGTSLDGIDVARCHVEGDGLHDVVTLQSFITADYSAPTKELVERALTESLTAQEWCDLSIALACDYADAIRRLDLDGVEAVAIHGQTLWHAPQPHSIGRHTLGSTLQAASGTALAGLLGLPVISDFRTADVMAGGQGAPLVPMFDRTMLHHATRRRVALNIGGMANITILDPSAADHIRAFDTGPGNVLIDASARVTFGKRYDDDGSIARAGRIATRVLEELQTLPYFAEEPPKSTGRELFNDELVATWYRRYMHPSTPSEDFVTTLTELTAWSIADHIRRYAPTTDDVIVSGGGVHNSYLMERIAHHLPSSCSIMSSAGAGISPDAKEAMCFAYLGWRTLQGLPGNIPSVTGASRAVVLGQIAPAPTPRTAR, from the coding sequence ATGCTGATCGTCGGCGTAATGTCCGGTACGTCACTCGACGGTATCGACGTCGCACGATGTCATGTCGAAGGCGATGGCCTGCATGACGTCGTGACGTTGCAATCCTTCATTACCGCAGACTATTCCGCTCCCACGAAGGAGCTGGTGGAACGTGCCCTGACCGAGTCGCTGACCGCACAGGAATGGTGTGACCTGTCCATCGCCCTCGCCTGCGACTATGCAGATGCCATCCGTCGCCTCGACCTCGATGGTGTGGAAGCCGTGGCGATCCATGGTCAGACGCTGTGGCACGCTCCCCAGCCGCATTCCATCGGCAGGCACACGCTGGGCTCGACGCTCCAGGCGGCAAGCGGCACGGCCCTCGCAGGCCTCCTCGGCCTTCCCGTCATCAGCGATTTCCGTACGGCCGACGTCATGGCCGGCGGACAAGGTGCCCCGCTCGTACCGATGTTCGACCGTACGATGCTCCATCATGCCACGCGCAGACGCGTGGCCCTGAACATCGGCGGAATGGCCAACATCACGATCCTCGATCCATCGGCAGCCGATCATATCCGTGCCTTCGATACGGGACCGGGCAACGTCCTGATCGATGCCTCCGCACGTGTGACCTTCGGCAAGCGATACGACGACGACGGCTCCATCGCCCGCGCAGGCAGGATCGCGACCAGGGTCCTGGAAGAACTGCAGACACTCCCCTATTTCGCCGAAGAACCGCCGAAGAGTACGGGACGCGAGCTGTTCAACGACGAACTCGTGGCCACGTGGTATCGGCGCTATATGCACCCTTCCACGCCATCCGAAGACTTCGTGACCACGCTGACCGAACTCACGGCCTGGTCCATCGCTGATCATATCCGACGCTATGCGCCGACGACCGACGACGTCATCGTCAGCGGCGGTGGCGTCCACAACTCCTACCTGATGGAGCGTATCGCCCATCACCTGCCATCATCGTGCTCCATCATGTCGAGCGCCGGCGCCGGCATCTCGCCGGATGCGAAAGAAGCGATGTGCTTCGCCTATCTCGGCTGGCGCACGCTGCAGGGATTGCCGGGCAACATCCCCTCCGTCACGGGTGCATCGAGGGCCGTCGTGCTGGGCCAGATCGCTCCTGCTCCCACGCCACGCACGGCCCGATAA
- a CDS encoding NADH-quinone oxidoreductase subunit B: MGLNDQIQRDGFVTTTIEAAIAWAQKNSLWPMPLGISCCAIEMMAFGGPRMDSSRFGSERFSFSPRQADLMIVAGTVTYKMSWVVRKIWDQMPDPKWCIAMGVCTSTGGMFRSYPVVQGIDQFLPVDAYVSGCPPRPEALIKALMFIQDKVAQSKPQLINLGKDSGDVRRSDLIVTDY, encoded by the coding sequence ATGGGACTGAACGATCAAATCCAACGCGACGGCTTCGTCACGACCACCATCGAAGCCGCCATTGCCTGGGCACAGAAGAATTCGCTGTGGCCGATGCCTCTCGGCATCAGCTGCTGCGCCATCGAGATGATGGCCTTCGGCGGCCCCCGCATGGACTCGTCGCGCTTCGGCTCCGAACGCTTCTCGTTCTCTCCGCGCCAGGCCGATCTCATGATCGTGGCCGGTACGGTAACCTACAAGATGTCCTGGGTCGTACGCAAGATCTGGGATCAGATGCCCGATCCGAAGTGGTGCATCGCCATGGGCGTCTGTACGTCCACGGGCGGTATGTTCCGCAGCTATCCCGTCGTACAGGGCATCGACCAGTTCCTCCCGGTCGATGCCTACGTCTCGGGCTGCCCTCCACGCCCCGAAGCCCTGATCAAGGCCCTGATGTTCATCCAGGACAAGGTCGCCCAGAGCAAGCCGCAGCTCATCAACCTCGGTAAGGACAGCGGCGACGTTCGCCGCAGCGATCTTATCGTCACCGACTACTGA
- a CDS encoding NADH-quinone oxidoreductase subunit A: MVATYIPLMVMILIGVIFGISNIFLSENLGPRRSTRQKLSTYESGMEPVKTARERFSVKFYLVAMMFILFDIEIVFMYPWAVQFKKLGMYGFSAMILFMVLLFSGYLYVIRKGALRWD, encoded by the coding sequence ATGGTAGCAACCTACATCCCCCTCATGGTGATGATCCTGATAGGGGTCATCTTCGGCATCAGCAACATCTTCCTGAGCGAAAACCTCGGGCCGCGCCGTTCCACACGCCAGAAACTGTCCACGTACGAATCCGGGATGGAACCCGTGAAGACGGCACGTGAACGTTTCTCCGTGAAGTTCTATCTCGTGGCGATGATGTTCATCCTCTTCGACATCGAAATCGTCTTCATGTATCCGTGGGCGGTGCAATTCAAGAAGCTCGGAATGTACGGCTTCAGCGCCATGATCCTCTTCATGGTTCTGCTCTTCTCCGGCTATCTCTACGTGATCAGAAAGGGTGCACTCCGATGGGACTGA
- a CDS encoding glycosyl transferase family 2: MEDVLLLAYFLSLCVLFAFGLHGLVMIYYYHKTQRVRHEPAIDMEHVPVVTIQLPVFNEMYVVDRLVKAVCDIDYPKDHLEIQLLDDSTDETVEVSRKLVAEYSAMGFDIKHIHRVDRTGFKAGALKEGLDKARGEYVAIFDADFVPKSDFLKKTLPYFHDEKIGMVQTRWEHLNEEYSFLTRAQALALDGHFVIEQQVRHKAGFFINFNGTAGLWRKSTIIDAGNWHSDTLAEDLDLSYRAQLRGWRFVFLNDVTSPAELPADINSLKTQQFRWTKGAVETAKKLLPKVWSSSLALKVKLECTVHLTSNIVFPFILLVAFLNVPLVIIKNEVAGYDRVFSFMSIFVLASISTFLFYLYAQRAIHLDWRRRLLLFPVFMAGSMGFAVNNSRAVVEAIIGKKSEFKRTPKYRIVETDDDWKKKKYVQKKIGWAVIVELLLASYFVFGIAMSISYLEIAAIPFQLMFLFGFGTVGMLSLRHALSR; encoded by the coding sequence ATGGAAGATGTGCTACTCCTTGCCTACTTCCTTTCGCTGTGCGTATTGTTCGCGTTCGGACTGCACGGCCTCGTCATGATCTACTACTACCACAAGACCCAGAGGGTGCGCCACGAGCCGGCCATCGATATGGAACATGTGCCCGTGGTGACGATCCAGCTTCCGGTCTTCAACGAGATGTACGTCGTTGACCGCCTCGTGAAGGCGGTATGCGACATCGACTATCCGAAGGATCATCTCGAGATTCAACTTCTCGACGACTCCACCGACGAAACGGTGGAAGTCTCCCGCAAGCTCGTCGCCGAATACTCGGCCATGGGCTTCGACATCAAGCATATCCACCGCGTGGACCGCACGGGCTTCAAGGCCGGTGCCCTGAAGGAAGGTCTCGACAAGGCCAGGGGTGAGTACGTCGCCATCTTCGATGCCGACTTCGTTCCGAAGTCCGACTTCCTGAAGAAGACGCTGCCGTATTTCCATGACGAGAAGATCGGCATGGTCCAGACGCGCTGGGAACACCTCAACGAAGAGTATTCCTTCCTCACGCGTGCCCAGGCCCTGGCCCTCGACGGTCACTTCGTGATCGAACAGCAGGTGCGCCACAAGGCAGGCTTCTTCATCAACTTCAACGGTACGGCCGGACTCTGGCGCAAGAGCACGATCATCGACGCCGGTAACTGGCATTCCGATACGCTCGCGGAAGATCTCGACCTTTCGTACCGTGCCCAGTTGCGCGGCTGGCGCTTCGTCTTCCTGAACGACGTGACGTCCCCCGCCGAACTTCCTGCCGATATCAATTCGCTCAAGACGCAACAGTTCCGCTGGACGAAGGGCGCCGTGGAAACGGCCAAGAAGCTTCTGCCGAAGGTATGGTCCAGCTCGCTGGCGCTCAAGGTCAAGCTCGAGTGCACGGTCCACCTTACGAGCAACATCGTCTTCCCGTTCATCCTGCTCGTCGCCTTCCTGAACGTACCGCTCGTCATCATCAAGAATGAAGTCGCCGGCTACGACAGGGTCTTCAGCTTCATGTCGATCTTCGTTCTCGCTTCGATCTCGACGTTCCTCTTCTATCTCTACGCCCAGCGCGCCATCCATCTCGACTGGCGCCGCCGCCTGCTGCTGTTCCCGGTCTTCATGGCCGGATCCATGGGCTTCGCGGTGAACAACAGCCGCGCCGTCGTGGAAGCCATCATCGGCAAGAAGAGCGAATTCAAGCGTACGCCGAAGTATCGTATCGTGGAAACGGACGATGACTGGAAGAAGAAGAAGTACGTGCAGAAGAAGATCGGCTGGGCCGTTATCGTCGAACTCCTGCTCGCCTCGTATTTCGTCTTCGGTATCGCGATGTCGATCAGCTATCTCGAAATCGCTGCCATTCCGTTCCAGTTGATGTTCCTGTTCGGCTTCGGTACGGTAGGCATGCTGTCGCTCCGTCACGCCCTGTCGCGATAA